TGGTAGCCACACTCACGCTGACGGCAGTGACTTACGGGAACCTGGAGGACATCTCCAGGTGGCCCTTGGCTCCCGGCCCCAGGGAAACGGGTTCCCGCTTTTGCTGGGAGGTGGCTGGTGCAAGACAGTGCCAGGTGCCAGGCCTGCAAATCCCCGGCGAGCAGggttttctccttccctgctctcatgctctgtccccgtgacacacacacactcactctgctgcttctccttccaGCAATTGTTACGGAGGTTGGCGATGTAGTCGTCTTCCACATTCCGTTCAACTGTTTTGAGGCTGGAGCCTGTGTACTCCTTGGAGAAGGTGTCTGCCACATAGTAGACGACGTTCAGGTGGTCAGTGACTCGCCTCTGGATGTGGCCCACCGACCTGGCCGGAAATACATCAGGCATGAAGTGGGCCCGGGTCCCCAGGCCCAGAGCAGCTCCAAGGAGGACAGGGTCCCCAATAGGAGGTACTGCATGGGCCACAGGACTTGCTTCCCTCTAAAACTGGAGAGGAACTCGCACAGCACCCAAAATGAGGGTCTCAAGGAAAGGCAGGGTGTCCCTCCTAAGTGGTCCGCACTGTGGCCAGCCCttcctcaggctctctgcttacCACACTGCTGCCCTAGGGCCCGTGGGGAGGAGCCCCTTTTGAGAGGCCCTGGTCAGTGCAGTAGGGGagcctggcctctgcctctgGTTAGGGGTATGAGTCGGGGTCCCTGTGCCTCCGTCTCCGCATTCCTCCCCTAAGCTGATTGTTGCCCAGGGCCTGCCCGCCTACCCAGGAACTCCCAGTCTGGGGTTAAGAGGCTTAGGAACGACATGACACAAGGACTCCAAGGACCTGTGTCCCTCCAGCTTTTGGTCCTATCTTCCAGCTCCACCCACAGATTCTACAGGCAGCGCCTTGACACACAGTAGACAGGAGACAGTGCTGGGGGCGAACAGCCCCTACTTGCCCTCTGCTGCCTCTCCAGCTGCGGAGGGAAGGGCTGGTGACAGGTCACAGAGAGCCTGTGCTGCCTGGTGTGGGTCCAGTGACCCAACTCTGCCCCCTGCTGGCGGAGAGGAAGGCTGCCTGGCTCCAGACAGGGCCAGGCCACTTTAGGGGAGCAGaggattcccaccaacagaagCGGAGCACCCACTATGTTCCTAGGTATCAGATATGGTGCCAGATGCTGGACGTAAATGAGGGGAGCTGATGCCTTAAAAgccaaataacttgcccaagttcactaCTGGTAGTCGAGACcataaattcattcaacaaatactactGAACATTTCTAATGagcctgcattaaaaaaaaatacattcagcttactgattttaaagtaatctctgtaccccaCATGGTGTTCGAACtcaagactctgagatcaagaatctcatgctcCACCAGCTGgcccagccaggcatcccaaacCTGGCATTTTACATGTCTGACTCATTCAGTTTTCACAAAGCACATAGATGTTATTTGCATGGCACAGATGAGGACACCAAGACTCAGAGAAATCATGTAACTCGTctagggtcacacagctgcttAGTTAATATAAAATGGCTGGGATTCAAAGCCACTTCTGCTGGTTCTAGAGCCCCTGTTCTTCCCATGGCCCCAAGGCTCCCCAGCCAGGACTTAAGAGCAGGGGTTCTTGTCTCAAGGTCAGCAGATAagatggggggggagggacaCGAAGCCTGTGAAATCATATGCAAGCTGTGTACATGTGCAGTGTTGGAGGGAAGAGAGCTGCAGTTCTCATTGCATTTTCTTAGGGGACCGTGATCCCAAAAAGATCAAGAATCTAACCTCAGCAGGGCAAGTGTGTTTTCTTGATTCTAAGCCACAGTTCCGCACTGTGATCAATGACCCGCAGGATGGGAAGGCAGGCCCCTGATGCGGGCTGAGAATCCGAAGTCCCTGTGTGCCTACCACCCCGTCCCTCGCGGTGGGTACTCACGGCCTGGGGCTCAGGCTGTATGGGGGGCTGGAGACCATGAGCTGGCTGAGCGCCGACACGAGGATCAGGATGAGGATGGGCATCAGCTGAACAAATACCCCCAGCCCGCCCTGGAGGAGAGAGCCAGTGGTCACTCGGCGGGACGTGAGTGGGAGCGTGGCGTCAGCCACAATCACCACCAGCTTCCCGGGCACAAGGGAGCCTTGGCGGCAGGAGGCAGGTGCCGCAAAGAGCCCACAACACCCCTCTCTCCGCTTCTCTCCCACGGGCCCTCCAAAACACAGAAGCTCCTCCACCTGCCGGTTTCCCCAGATGAAAACCAAATAGCAGGTGGTGTTAAACACAGGAAGAGGGTGCCTGTATGCATTTACTTATCAGAGAACGCCAACAAAGTGAGCTACAGTGGCTTCCTCCAGGAGAACTGTAGGCAGGGCTGGAAGGAGATTTTCACTATAtacatatacctttttaaaattttgcatcaTATGAATATATTACCAATTTAAAAACCGCCAGTTAAAAAACTGTAAATAAGAACAAATTTTTCACTGTGTGAtagtttgtaattaaaaaaaaaccctcttctgTATGTTAAATACAAACAGacacttaagtttaaaaaaataaacaaaaacataaggtCACACTGACAGAGCCAAAGGGAACCCCTCTGCCTGTCATAATGTTAAAGGCTGTGGAACTGTCtgcagtattttaattttagaccACTAGGTGCCCTTTAACCCGTGgcattcaaaatgtttttgaagcATTGTCTTGCTATagcttttgtatgtattttttaagagtgCTGAAAAGAAGAGTCAACAACCTTTGTCATCCTTTAGAATTCTCTCATGAAGTTTCACTTGCCATTGCTTGGAAAATGTCACTTTGGCCTTTGAACAAATGGACTGCACAAAGGCCAACGGCACTCAAACCTTCTGGAGGCAGAGAATTTTCTGCAATACATTCCCTGACAGAGGCCATCAAATCCCCTCCTTCTGGGCAGCACTGTGGAGTGTGGCTCCCTCTAGTGTCGCTCAGTAGAATGGCAAGGGGGGGCCAAGATGGCTCCCTGGTCTGGACTGTGGGGACACAGCCCATCCCAGGACAGACAGCTGGGATGCTGCTCTTTCTTCAGGCCCCGCACCCTGGGTGGGGCTCGGCACCCTCCCCCTGGGTCCCCAGTGCCTCCCTCACTCACGTCACCCTGGTTCTCCCTGCGGTCCTGCCTTTGCTGGTAGGTGTAGCGCATGCGGCCATTGCTGTAGACGTGGACGTTACCTGGAGGTCAGAGGGACTGAGTCAGGGGGTGGGGCCGCAGGAAAAGGGAGAGGCTGGCATCTAGTCTCCCACCATCACCCCCAGGGAGACCTGGCTGCGGGGCCGGGGTAGGGTACTTACTAGACGGAAAGCTACCGCCAAAGAACATGTTGAAGAGGTCCTCAGGGGAGATATCGGCCTCAAAGCCACGGTGGAAGTCCCCGTGCCCGTGGCCATGCCGGGCTGCCTGGTTCTTGTCATCACCGAACTGGTCatactgtttccttttctctgggtTACTAAGTATGGCATATGCTGTGCCAATCGCTAGAAAGGAGGTAGAAGTCAGGCTTGGAGACAGCGGGCATGCAGGTGGAGGCGCCATGGTAGCCGAGAGCTTCGTTCTTTTAGGTACTCGAGTGGCGCTTTAGGAAGCAGGAGTGCTTGGGGCCAGAGGGAGGTTTGGCAGTTGGGCTCGTGTTGGGAGGGGGGTAGGCAGGAATACCTCTGAGTGGATCTGGGCAGTCTGGGCCAGGTGCAAGGTTAACACCCAGGCTCCTCATGCTCCAGCTCATGACAATGGCCCAGCCTCTTCTCTGCCCCAGGCCCTTTAATGGGCATGACTTTATTTACCCCTACAGCAACTGTCAGGAAGGGCCAAACCCCCAGGTTCTAGTCGAAACTTCACTGTTTGCAGTGTGGCCGGGTAAGCCCTCGCCTCCCTGGGGACCAGGTCCCAGCTGCTGCTCCTTGGCCTGGCCCCAGGAAAAGCTCCCCAGGCGGGAAACCTGTGCCTCAACACCCCCGCTCCAGGCCCTCCCtagtctctccctctttctcaaggGGCTCACTCTCTCAAAGGAGTGGATCAAAGCTGCATCGGCTTCAGAACCTGCAGCCCTGGAGAGTGAGGAGAatccccctcctcctgccactGGGACAAGGTTCCAGGGCTAGATCTGGTCTCTCAGTGCCTGCTGGGTGGGCTGCAGGCAGATGTCAGGCCCGGAGCAACATTAACCATGGCCACCCTGCCTCCCtgttctcctcctctgctccccctgagGCAGGCCACCAAGTGGCAGGGGGGTGATGCCCACAGACTGCCCCGCACCCAGCAGGTCCAACCGGAAGCGGCCTGGAACAGAGCACCCGGGTTGGGCCCCAGGAAACAGCTCACCAGGTCTTAGGAGTCTGCTCTGTCACAGGCTATGCTACTTGGCCGTGGTCACTGCCTAATGTGAGCTTGtgttacgtgtgtgtgtgtgtgtgtgtgtgtgtgtgtgtgtgtgtactgcagGGTGGACTGTGGCTGCTGTTGCTGAGGAGGCCACAGGCCACTGACCTGGGgccaccctgcccccagcacagGGAAACTATCAAGATCCCAAGATGGGGCGTGCACACAAGTGAGTCAGGAGGCCTGCTCTGCCCCacactcactgtgtgacctcgGAGAAGCCACTGGTCCTCAGTACTGCACAGCGGCCCTCCTGGGCCAGGTGGGGCCAGTCACCATGCTTCCTcccagagggaggcaaacccaaGACCCTGAAGGTCCTGAAGGCAACAAGGTGGCCACGATATATGGAAGTGCAGTGCCCAGTGACACAGGGCTGGCCCCCAGTCGGTACACGTGTGCTCGACAAgttcaataaaaacataaatgattaCAGGGCAGCTTATGATTTTAGCCAGAATCGAAACACCCATTTCAGAACTAAACGGCCCTGAGGCCAGAGACTGCCATGACCACCACTGTAGGcccaaaagtgtgtgtgtgtatgtgtgtgggtgtgtagggGGGAGGGGTGTATGGTGTGTGTGAGTGGTGCgtagtgtgtgcatgtatgttatgtgtatgtggtgtgtgtgctaTGTGTGTATATGGTGTGTATATGGTGTACGTGTGGTGTCTGTGTCATGGGTAAGTGTGTGTGGAGTGTGTGATGTGAGACTGTGTATGAGGTATATGGTGTGAGAGCAGGTGTGTGCAGGAGCGGTATGTGAATGTGTGTTAGGTGTGAGTGTGGTATGTGAGTGTATGTGGAGTGGCTTGAAACTGCTGAGTGTGTACATCACGTGTATATGGTGCATGCGATGTGAGAATGAGTAGGTACGTGTGGGTgctatgtgagtgtgtgtgtgtgtgtactgcaaGCTTGGCTGTGGCTGCTGGTGACAGTGAGGCCACCAGGCCCCAAGCCCGCTGACCAGGGCTTTCTTGCCCCTCAGCACAGGGAAACTGGCACCAAGATCTCAAATGGGGACGTGTATACAGTTGAGTCAGGAGGCCAGCGTCGGACCCTCAactgctatgtgaccttggaggAGCCACTGATCCTCTCCTGCCTCAACTCCCCTCCTGTAAGCTGTGGGGCACAcggaggaaggggaggcaggggtggtgcTATCTGAGCTCTGACAGATGCTATGCTAGAGGTGGCAACCCGgactttctttccaggaagcagctcCTGAGCCCAAGGCTATCGACTCCTTCCCAAGGACAGGAGTGAAAAACACTGAACACCGGGAAACCAAGGCTAGCTTACCTTTGAAAGCTTCAGTGGCGCCAGGTGCATGGTTCTTGTCTGGGTGGAACTTGAGGGCCAGCTTGCGGTAGGCCTTCTTCAGGTCCTCATCAGAGGCCCCTCTGCTCACCCCTAGGATCTCATAGTAATCCTTACACTGCTTGACCCTGGGGGAGGGAGTAGAGTGGGCCCAGGGCCGTGAGGTGAGGTGGGTGAGAGCAGGATGGGCACACAGCTCTGAGAAGGCTCAGGGACCAGCAGGGCACAACCAACAGCTCCTCAGGTCCCTTGGGGACAAGGGGGCCTAAGTAAGCGCTACCTGGACTGCGGAGCGAGGTAGGGCCCAGTGGAAACACCCGGAATCCATTTAGGACTTAAGAGGGGGCAGCTGCAGCCTTTCAGGCCGGGAACCGTTTCCCTTTACTAACAGcactcacaccacacacacttcACACCCCATGCACCAGAGGCCATCTCAGAAGGGCGGTCAGTGTCTGTGCCGGGGCCGCCCAAGCCCTGCAGTCTCCATTCTAGGCCACATAGACCCTGGCCTGAAAGGGTCtttgttggggtgggggagaagctgGAAGGGGAGCACAAGCCCCAACTCTGTTTGATCAAGAGAGCCGTGTGAAGAGGCCCGGCCAGCGGCAGAGTCAGCATTTCTAGCCTCTGCTGTGGGTTGACTTGGCGGGAGGTGACAGCAGAGCCCCGATTCCCAAGCTGTACGCCAAGGCCAGTGAGCCCGCCCAGCTGGACCTCTTCCATCCTCAGGACGCCCCAGGGCCCACGCAGACCACggcaggtgtgaggtggaggACATGCTGCAGGAAACCTCCCTGAGATCTGAAAACTTGTCCACGGCACTGGGCGCCAGCCCCTCTACCTTTTCACTGCTGCTACTTGCTCTGCAGTGTAGCCTTTGgtgccctctcctcctccagcttctccGTTGGCCGAGGGGGCATCGGTCCCACCTGCTTTCCTGTGGGTCGTGTCTGTGGATTGGGGATGGTCACCGGTAGACTGTGGTTTCTGGTTGAGGGACTCGATCAGGGCTGTGCAAGGCAAACAAACCATTCAGGGCTCCGGTTCCAGCAAAGCTGCATGCCATGGCTGAGGGTCCTGGGGGAGGCCAACCCCCCCAACCCACCTGCTTCTTCTCCCAGCAAAGCCAGCAAATTCTTCCCCAGCTTGGGCCCAGGcagggtgtgggggggtgggggaccaGTGGGATAGTCAATTGCTCTCCTGAGTTGTCAGGGTAGGggttatttaaaatgattttttaggattttatttttagttaatctctgcacccaatgtgaggcttgaacttacaaccccgcaagaatcacatgctccgaCGGAGCCAGCCAGTCATCCCTGGGTCTGGGGTATTTTAAAACTccgcataaaaacaaacaattagcccttcaggtttaaaaaaaaaaaaaacccaaagtgatGTGCTTCACAGGCTCTGCTGAGTGCAGACAGAAGCTAGTACTCTTCTATCTCACTGGGGACCGCACATGGCGGACCACCTGTTTCTGCCGGGATTGGTGGAAAGGCCTCCTGGACACCTCCACTTAGCTgtgggggtgtggtggggtgTGGGGACAATGAGTGTGCCCCAGGGCCAGGGACGGTGGGAGATTCAGGATGTAGGTCTCTCCTCCACTACTTGCTATTCCTTACACTTTCCAAGTGGCTGTCCATGTCAAATGTCTTACTTCACTGTTCAGAGTCTATACAGGGCATTAGCTGTCACCCTCAGATAGGGTCCCAGTGACTCCAACCCCAGTCTGTGGTTCCTGTTGAAGAGCCCAAATCTCTGGCAAAAATCCCCTGTGTCCATTGATTCTGGGCAGAAAATCAGTTCTGGAAACCCATCACGCCTGGGGTGCAGTGCCCGGATAAGCCAGGCACCTGGACCACTGCAGGGACCCAGGACACTGTGCTGAGGAAGGACAGCAGTGCCCTCGGCTGGCCCCCAGCTCCTCTGACACACGCCAGGAGCCTGCTGGGCTCAAGGCACTGTGctgggggaagtggggggggtCAGACACCCTCTAATGCAATGCACCTGGGTCTCGCACAAGGTGCCTAGAGCAGGGCTCGCTGGGAGCAGAACACGGGGACTCAAGTGGACCACTGTGCCCCGAGCCACTGCTGTCTTAGGTGCAGCAAATTCACAGGATCTCACTGCGTCGGGAGCTGACAGTCAAGCTTGGCTCGCAGGAGGGAGCCGGAGGACTCTGGCAGCAAACCCCAAGGGTGTGCACTGAGAAGAGTCATCCTAACGAGTGCTATGTAGGTCCAGGCTCTGCCTCTACTAGTTCATTTAATCTTGACAATGGCCTTGGAAGTAGGTCTTATTACCACCATCCCCCATTATAAAGAAGGAgctatggagtgcctgggtggctcagtcggttaagcgttcagtttcggctcagatcatgatttcacggttcgtgggttcgagccccgcatagggctctgtgctgacagctagctcagagcctggagcctgcttcagattctgtatctctctctctctctgaccctcccctgctcacactgtctctgtctctcaaaaataaataaaaaacatttaaaaaaaattaaagaaggagcTATGTGTTTGATGCACTGGCCCGCGGCTACACAAGCTGGGTAGTCAGCACTTAAAACACCGAATGTCTGACTCCCAGAACCATGTTCTTAACTATGCTATTCTGAACTGCATGACTGTGGCCTGGGGAGCTCCCTCCAGCACAGTCCTTCCAAATAAAGAGAAGTTAAATTCAGAAAGAACTGTGTTTAAATCTCAGCTCAGTCATTCCTAGCAGTATGGCCCTGGCCGATCTATAAAATCAGTCTGAACCCATTTCTTGAGAGATATGAGGGCAATGGGTGTATAAGGATGAAATAACATTTGTAAGCACCTGGCGcagaaacagacacttaaattCAAACCGAGTAGCTGCTGATTTATGACACAGgctggccggggggggggggggggggcccagcgGGGGGGGCCAGGGGGCTCCAGGGCTTAGGAAGGCAAAGTCGCAGCACTCAGCAGGCCACGGACCCAACGCAACCATGAGATTTCAGGCTGACCCAGATGCCAGGTCCGTACTGAGCAAatggcaaaggaagaaaaagcaaaagacgAAGAGATGCTGATAAagatggggcagggggcagctAGTCTGCTGGATTCAGAGGgcttttaaataacttatttccggggcgcctgtgtggctcagtcggttaagcatccgactcttgatctcagggcaggtcgtgatcttatggttcccacgtcaggctctgtgctgacaatgtggagcctgcttgggagtctctgtctccctctctttctgcttctctctcaaaaataaacttcaaaaggaaagaaaaagaacttatcTATATCAATATCTCTGGAAGCCTCGGGGTCCAGGCTGTGCTGATACACCCATGGAGAACATGACCAACCATTTAATTGGTATAGATACACAAGAGCATTAATCAGGAGATGGACTCATCTAGTACTTCTCAGGGAAGATTCTGGAAACTTTTCAAGGCAGTTACATGGAGTCAGCCACTCTAATTTCTTTACACTGCAGAAAAAGAGCCCAAAGGGGAATGGATGTGCTCTGGGTCACATAGAAGGTTCCTGCTTGAGTTGACAATTCAAGATTGTGGGGTGCTGGCAGGTAGGGCTCTCTCATGGCCTGGACACCCCATCTGCCAGACCTGTGGGATGCGACTGCCTCATACGGCTCACTGTTATGTCCCCCACGGCCCAGGGCCTGATGGGCAAATGCCACAAAAGAGTACGTCACAGCACAGCTTCACGGAGCTCCGGAGGTACACAGACAAGGCTGGGCTCCCATCCTGACTCTGCCCCTCGCAGTAAAGCTGGCAGACATCTAAAAAGACAGGAACTTGGAGGAAGAAACCAGAGCTGCGGTGGGAGAGGCGGCAGCTGAGGCAGAGGTGAGAGCATTCCTACGGCCAAAGCCAGCAACGGTGGCCGTTCCTCAAACCCAGACCGGAGGGGCAGAGCCACCTGCTAGCAGGGTCATCTCGGACAAGCTGATTTAGCTTCTTTGTGTAAAACTGTACCTCCCTCAGGAGAGCTACAAGAGTAAATGAGCAAATGCATATAAAAGACTTAGCGCAACACTCAGCAAATACTGTTATCTGTTACTGTTCCTTTGATTTCCAGGCCCTCTCTGTTCCTGTAGTGCTCAAAGTGGGTCGGGAAGGGGAGGCCAGCAAAGGGTAACAGCCTGGGAGTGGAGCTGGACAATCGGGCTCCTTTGCTACTTAGCAATcagcccttccctgccccacGTGCTGGCCTTAAGGGCTTGGCCTTCCTGATTTCGTCTGAATCCAGCCAGCCATTTCCTAGACCCTGGGCTGCGAGACCATCTGGGCCAACCCTCTTTGTAGGCTGGGGAAACCGAGGGTGTTCTCATCAGCTCCCTGAAAAACCTGGGACTTTCCACCAGTGTTGCTAAGCCTCAGGCAAAGGCAATGCTTTTGGGCTGCCAGTCCTTTCTAGGGACTGACTGGCACACTAGCCCTGCCCTGTGACCTCTCAGCCTGGTGCCCAGCTACTATTCCACAGTACAGGTGTGCAGGCCTCGGGGCCCTCCTCCTGCAGCAGGAGTCTGAAATCCCCTCGTCGCCTTTTCACTATGAGGCCCCTTAGCCCTGCAAGGTTGCTCAGGACCTCCTTTCACCctacccttccctctctccatacTTCCACGTCTCCAAGACCAACTTTCCACCCTCCGCTCTTGATCCTTCCCCTCTCATTTCTCAATCGCCCTTGCCCCACGAGGCCTGACGGTGCTgctcaccacctcccttccctgccacACCGCTCCAGGGCCACCTGGCTGCTGCCCCCTCCTGGGGTCACCCCCTCCTCTTGGTCTCTGCCCATTGGCTGAGGACAGATGTGGCCCCTGGCTGTGCTTAGAGCAACCTCCTCTATCAGTTCCACACTTTTGCACCTGACCGGTCAGGGAGGACCCCATCAAAATGACAataccagactctgagctggaaCCTGGGGCTCTCTCCTGAGCTCCAAGCAGGCAGCTCCTCTGGAACATCCACGGGCACCCTCTGCCCAGCTCTTCCCACTCACCATCCTCAACCTTGCTTTTCCCCTGGGCCGCACAGGCTTGGATTCCGTGTCCCTAGTTCTCCTCGGCACACCTATCTCACACAAGGCTCGGTACCTCCTCTCCAATGACCTTATCCTCCTCTGCCATGCTAGCTCTGAGCTCCTGACCTACTGAGTGCAATGACTGGTCTCCCAACTGGTTTCTGCcttgagtctctctctttcattaaCCCTTCTTGctgttcactttaaaaaaaattttttttaatgtttttaaatttatttttgagagcctgGGGCTGCCAGAGTCACTCCATTTTTAAGCACGATCGGAAGTCCAGATTTTACATAcactctctattttgttttttaatttttgagggagagcaagcaggggaggagcaagggagggagggagggagatacagaatctcaggcaggctccaggccctgagctgtcagcacagagcctgatgcagggctcgaactcatgaactgcgagatcatgacccgagccaaagtcagatgcttaactgactgagccaaccaggcgccccacaaactcaattttaattctttaaatgttttttatttatttttgagagacagcgcgagcaggagagggtcagagagagagggagacacagaatccgaagcaggctccaggctctgagctagctgtcagcatagagcccaacgtggggctcgaacccacaaaccgtgaaatcatgacctgagctgaagccggacgttcaaatga
The genomic region above belongs to Suricata suricatta isolate VVHF042 chromosome 2, meerkat_22Aug2017_6uvM2_HiC, whole genome shotgun sequence and contains:
- the DNAJB12 gene encoding dnaJ homolog subfamily B member 12 isoform X1; the encoded protein is MESNKDEAERCISIALKAIQSNQPDRALRFLEKAQRLYPTPRVRALIESLNQKPQSTGDHPQSTDTTHRKAGGTDAPSANGEAGGGEGTKGYTAEQVAAVKRVKQCKDYYEILGVSRGASDEDLKKAYRKLALKFHPDKNHAPGATEAFKAIGTAYAILSNPEKRKQYDQFGDDKNQAARHGHGHGDFHRGFEADISPEDLFNMFFGGSFPSSNVHVYSNGRMRYTYQQRQDRRENQGDGGLGVFVQLMPILILILVSALSQLMVSSPPYSLSPRPSVGHIQRRVTDHLNVVYYVADTFSKEYTGSSLKTVERNVEDDYIANLRNNCWKEKQQKEGLLYRARYFGDTDMYHKAQKMSTPSCNRLSEVQASLHG
- the DNAJB12 gene encoding dnaJ homolog subfamily B member 12 isoform X2, which encodes MESNKDEAERCISIALKAIQSNQPDRALRFLEKAQRLYPTPRVRALIESLNQKPQSTGDHPQSTDTTHRKAGGTDAPSANGEAGGGEGTKGYTAEQVAAVKRVKQCKDYYEILGVSRGASDEDLKKAYRKLALKFHPDKNHAPGATEAFKAIGTAYAILSNPEKRKQYDQFGDDKNQAARHGHGHGDFHRGFEADISPEDLFNMFFGGSFPSSNVHVYSNGRMRYTYQQRQDRRENQGDGGLGVFVQLMPILILILVSALSQLMVSSPPYSLSPRPSVGHIQRRVTDHLNVVYYVADTFSKEYTGSSLKTVERNVEDDYIANLRNNCWKEKQQKEGLLYRARYFGDTDMYHKAQKMSTPSCNRLSETMKSLENFW